The following is a genomic window from Adhaeribacter radiodurans.
AATGTCTGTATTGATTTTTAAGGAATTCCGTTACCTTCATTCTGTGCGATAGCTTTTTATAATTTACTGATATTTAGAACAAGCTTTTAGTAAGTTATACTACTTCAGCTTCTTTTTAAACTATTGGTCAAACTACAAATAGTCGGTTTTAATTCAATTATCCGGCTGGTTTTTCAATAATTAAATTATGATTGGTAAATACGCAAATATCGGCCGCAATGGATAAACCTTCGCGTACCATTTCTTCGGCGGTTAAATGTGGGGCATGTTTCTTAAGGGCAGTTGCCGCCGCTTGAGCGTACATACTGCCTGAGCCAATTGCAGCAATTTGGTTATCAGGTTCCAGAACATCGCCGGTACCTGAAATTACCAGAAGTTCGTCTTTGTTAGCTACTACCATCATGGCTTCCAGGCGGCGCAAATACCGGTCGGTGCGCCAATCTTTAGCGAGTTCAATGGCGGCCCGCTTCATGTTCTGGTTGTAGGCATTTAATTTTTCTTCGAAGCGTTCCAGCAAAGTAAAAGCATCGGCCGTAGAGCCGGCAAAGCCCGTTACTATTTTACCGTCGAGCAGTTTTCGGATTTTTTTTACGTTACTTTTGGCAATGGTATTACCCATACTAGCCTGGCCATCAGCCCCTAGAGCTACCTGGCCATTATGAACTATTCCTAAAACGGTGGTGGATCTTATTTTTTCGAGCGCCATGTTCAGTTTTAAAATGTATTTTAATACTTACAACTTCTAAACCGGGGATTTGGTTTTCTTTATGGCCAAAGCTAGGTTTACAATGAAAGCGCAAAGCTATTTAAATAATGTAGAAATACATGGTTATTTTTTGGACATTCCTGCCAGCAACGCTTGGCCAGGCTAGAAATAAATAAATTTACACCGAAATACTTTAGCTAATGCTTTCAGATTCAAAAGCGCGCTTTGCTCGTTGGCCTAAACTAGTACATTAATAAATTATTGGGTTATTACCCGAAGCGATTACCTGTTTAAAATTACTTTTTGTGTGATAAATAGCAAAAAAATAAATGTATACCATTCTTTCCTGAGTTTATTGGTAATGCTACTGAGCGCGTGTTGCTCTAATAATGACTTAAATTTAAATGAAACCATAAAGGCGTGGGCTCCTTACCAGTTAAATCAAGAAGTTACATTTAAGAACGAAAACCAGGATTCGATTACTTTTAAGGTAAGAAAATTAAATCGCCGGGAAGTTGGCCACGATAAAGTTTGCGGCGATTACCAGATTGAATCTGCTGAATCTATCTTAATTAACCAGGCTGATACCGCTTTTCAATTAAATATAATTCTCACGCAGGAAGTTTTAGTAAAAATAAACTCTTATTACAAGCAACCGCCCGCTAAAAATGTGGATGCGATGTTTAATAGTGTTTCAAAGTTATATATAACCAACGATTGGCGCGACCAGTACTTAATAGAAATTACTTTAAATGGTATAACCTATAAAAACGTACTGCATATTTACGGTAATAATGTACCTAATCCCATTTCGTTTAGTGAAATATATTATAGCCGGGAAGTAGGTTTAGTAGCTTTTAATATTTCGGCTGGAGGCTGGTTTTACTTACAATAAGTTATAACCATAGAGTTTTTGGTTATCTGTTTCTATAAGTTGGTTTATACATTTATGAGCAATTGTAAAACTTACTTATTGTTTTTACAAATTCTTTCTGCAAGCCATAAATACTCGTGCACAAAAGTATCAATATTACTCTGAAAGCTACCATCGAGTAAATTTCCTTCGGCATCTAGTTTTTTATCGACA
Proteins encoded in this region:
- the hslV gene encoding ATP-dependent protease subunit HslV, whose translation is MALEKIRSTTVLGIVHNGQVALGADGQASMGNTIAKSNVKKIRKLLDGKIVTGFAGSTADAFTLLERFEEKLNAYNQNMKRAAIELAKDWRTDRYLRRLEAMMVVANKDELLVISGTGDVLEPDNQIAAIGSGSMYAQAAATALKKHAPHLTAEEMVREGLSIAADICVFTNHNLIIEKPAG